Genomic window (Pyrus communis chromosome 13, drPyrComm1.1, whole genome shotgun sequence):
CATTAACCATACCTTATTAAACTTTTAATCTTTTCATCTTCAAATCCCCGAGTAAGTAAACGCATTCATGTATCCGGTTTGCAACCGAAACTGTAATTCAACTATTATGCTAGAAATAAGAACAGATTTGTGGTTCAACCATCATATCAGCTGGTCTCTaaagttttaagaaaaaaaaatacattaacTAACTAGCACTTTAATCGAAGTTATCATCCCCAATTTAGTCAAACCCATGAGATAACGTGTAGCTGCCTTTAGAATTTGACCAACACACCATCACAGATCGGAACAATGAGTTCTGTTGTTGCACAAAATTAgtgaagactttggaacaatgtaaagtgtcaagtttgtaaCCTTCGCTCGGTTGCTCCGGTATCTAGTAAGGAtaaatatgtaaagagatagagatagggaagcaaacacaagatgtacgtggttcaccctaagtttggctacgtccatgacgtagaggagttctcattaatagtgaagggtttacaaAAATATATAGGTGCAAGCATAATGatcattagtgagttctaataactagtttaagtacaataatgacattagggattcattgtaggagaatggtcttcgtttatagttgaggagagcATCCAACTTTTATCCGCGGTCGATGTGGGACTTTATGAGCTTTATTCTGAGGTTGACATGTGTTGTGctatgattggcctcctggttagagggaaactcttgtgcttTGGCAGGGGTGCCTTAGCATGAACCCCTCAGTGGATCTTTGAATGTATGaagttgaccggtgcttagcaATTTCAGGATTTGTATGTAAAACTGCAACAATCTTGAGACAATTTTAATACTTAAGATCAACACACAAACACAATTGAACCCACCAACAACAACGACAAGCCAATAATTGCATAAATCAACAGTCTTGTGCATACGAAACAAGAAACCCCAAAATCTTAGGGTTACAGATTTCAGAGAATCATAAATAATGCACAGATCAAACACACTGAGCAGAAAGAAACgaaagaatcaacaaaaccTAATGCACAAAGGCGATCAAGAACTCATCAATTCAACCAACGAAAAAACTATCAATAAATCACTAACAATCcagtatgaaaaataaaaaatccaataCACAACCGGAGAAGACAAAAAACTGATGACCGGAGATGTCACCGAACACAGATCACAAACGGAGATGAGTAGCGAAAGCATGAAGGATCGTCAACCGGAGGCATGAGCCACTCTCGGCGAAGATACCATGACAACAATGTAATTGAGAGCTAAGtaaacaagagagagaaagtaaagAGGGAAAGTTTGCTAAAACTGAATATTCTCTTTCATTCAACCTGTGTAGAATAATTACAACTGTTGGTATTTATACATTAGTAAAACACCTCTCTACTAACTATCTAAGACCACTACCAATAATACATAGACACTTGTCATAATCCTACACAGTCATAATCTCATCAACTCTACCAACACCCTCTTGCAAAAGTTACCATTTTGTATGTAAGTTCTCCACCTTTTTCATGTTCTAGTTGTTGGGTTTATTGTAATTTTATAATGtgggttctttttcttgatgtTAACTTACCACTTTGTATGTAAATTCTCCACTTTTTTTCATGTTGTAATTATtaggtttgttttattttaatgtttttagtGTTTTCTAATGTGGAttgttcttgttgttgatgttgatCATCGGAGGAGTACTGCCACTCGGATGCAGGGTGACAGTGAAGATTACGAGTTGAAGCAAATGAGGGATGTGGCTGCTGCCAAAAAGAGATGGGAAGCTCTGGTATGGTGCTCGATTCCTACGCAATTCGAAGACCGAAAAACAAAACGACTTTTTGTGTAATTGTGTTTAAGTGAGCTACTTAATGGGAATTTGagaaaagaaagtaaaattGTTTTAGTTcaactattttgtttttggagGTTGTATAATTTGTTCTGCGCATGctaaatttgaaaatattgtCTTATAACAGGTATGTCAGAAAAACCTTTTCTGGGTTCAAGGAGGTGTAGAGGCTGCTGAAGAAGAGgtagtggtggtttcagtgtTTAGATAttcttttttgtaatttttatttctaagtatattttctttttcggtGCTTTTGTTGTGAACCAAACTGAAAAAGTCTGTTGATGTAGTGAGTCTCATCTTATGTGGGAGCAGGATCTTGCCAGAGAAGGCCCTCTGCCATTTAAGTTTGCTGGAATTGGTGGGCTTTTAGAATTCCTTGGGTAACTATCTGGTCTTGCTCGCTTTTCGTTATAATTGGTAACCACGTTGTAGTGATGCATATTAAAATACAATTTGAAGACAGTTCTTATACAGATTTATTTCCCAATCCCCAATCCACAGTTGGACAGATCAGCAAAGAGCTGCAGCTGCCAAAGAAAATTGGAGTTGCCGATTAGTGTTCTCTGCCCGGCTGGTACTTATTCCCTTTAATGTGTTTGCTAAAATGGCCTGCTTTTTAGTCACCTCACTTTCAAGCACCTAATCtcaatttgaatgattttttaggCACAGGTCGGAGTCATTCTCCTTGCCGATGCCTTATTTCTTGGTGCTCAGCAATTAGGACGTTATCTTCAGGATATACGATCACTCTGAggttaaacacatgtacttgaAGTACTTGATTGTATATCAAGATACAACATTTTGCAGTACTGGTTCACCATAGATAACAGATTTGCCTCAGAAAGAAGATTGTATCCTCCATA
Coding sequences:
- the LOC137712517 gene encoding rhodanese-like domain-containing protein 11, chloroplastic, producing MWIVLVVDVDHRRSTATRMQGDSEDYELKQMRDVAAAKKRWEALVCQKNLFWVQGGVEAAEEEDLAREGPLPFKFAGIGGLLEFLGWTDQQRAAAAKENWSCRLVFSARLAQVGVILLADALFLGAQQLGRYLQDIRSL